A genomic region of Leptolyngbya sp. NIES-2104 contains the following coding sequences:
- a CDS encoding hybrid sensor histidine kinase/response regulator, with protein sequence MSKPVVICVDDEPLVLESLKIELKRVLGDACLIETAEGSEEALEIFDELQDNEDYEVALVLADYIMPGLKGDELLRQIHDRSPQTLNIMISGQADLEAVSHALRSARLYRYISKPWTPEDINLTIAEAVQRYLQDRKIETQTEQLSSLNQSLEEQIQVRTQELEQKMNELERLSRLKDEFLHAVTHDLRTPVVGSLLVFRRLQNQACNPVELPRAMVDRIIESNHRQLKLLDSLLAVQLNEHGFTLSLESIELAKFIDEIQIDLEPILSENQVIMQRSIPSDLPLIQVDAFQLRRVFENLITNAIKHNPPGITINISATVENQFLICRVEDNGVGIPEQECELMFERYQQGSRARRSLGVGLGLYLCRQIIQAHGGTIGVISGLNQGAKFWLTLPI encoded by the coding sequence ATGAGTAAGCCTGTAGTCATCTGTGTAGATGATGAGCCTCTAGTTTTAGAAAGCCTAAAGATCGAGCTAAAGCGCGTTCTTGGGGATGCTTGCTTGATTGAAACCGCAGAAGGCAGCGAAGAAGCACTAGAGATTTTTGACGAGCTTCAAGACAATGAAGATTATGAAGTCGCTTTAGTTCTAGCAGACTACATTATGCCAGGACTCAAGGGCGATGAGTTATTACGACAAATTCACGATCGCTCTCCCCAAACGTTAAATATTATGATCAGCGGACAAGCTGATTTAGAAGCGGTCAGTCATGCGCTACGGAGTGCCCGGTTATATCGGTACATTTCTAAACCCTGGACACCAGAAGATATTAATTTAACAATCGCCGAAGCCGTTCAGCGCTATCTCCAAGATCGAAAGATCGAAACGCAAACCGAGCAGCTTTCTTCTTTAAATCAATCGCTAGAAGAGCAGATTCAAGTTCGGACTCAAGAGCTAGAGCAAAAAATGAACGAGCTTGAGCGATTGAGCCGATTAAAAGATGAGTTTCTTCATGCAGTCACCCACGATCTAAGAACCCCTGTCGTGGGAAGTCTCCTAGTATTTCGGCGCTTGCAGAATCAAGCGTGTAATCCAGTCGAACTACCTCGCGCAATGGTCGATCGCATCATTGAAAGTAACCATCGACAGCTTAAGCTTTTAGATTCATTGTTAGCTGTACAACTCAACGAACACGGATTTACCCTGTCGCTTGAATCGATCGAGCTTGCCAAGTTCATTGATGAAATTCAAATCGATTTAGAGCCGATCTTGTCTGAGAACCAAGTGATTATGCAGCGATCGATTCCATCGGATTTGCCGCTGATTCAGGTCGATGCGTTTCAACTCAGACGAGTCTTTGAGAATCTCATCACCAACGCGATCAAACACAATCCACCTGGAATCACCATCAACATTAGCGCAACGGTGGAAAATCAATTTCTCATCTGCCGAGTCGAAGACAATGGAGTTGGCATTCCTGAGCAAGAATGTGAGTTAATGTTTGAGCGATATCAACAAGGCAGCAGGGCACGTCGATCGCTCGGTGTTGGACTCGGATTGTATCTGTGTCGGCAGATTATTCAGGCACATGGCGGAACGATCGGAGTCATCAGTGGGCTAAATCAAGGTGCAAAATTCTGGTTAACCCTGCCGATATGA
- a CDS encoding pseudouridine synthase: MPYRYLLFYKPYNVLSQFTNDSPVERLTLRDYIPVPNVYPVGRLDHDSEGLMLLTDNGQLQHRLSDPKFHHTKTYWAQVENIPTDEAIAQLRKGVTIQNYRTRPAIVDRLDEPDLPPRDPPIRFRQNIPTAWLQITLTEGKNRQVRRMTAAVGFPTLRLIRVAIAKLQLSDLSPGEWRDLTDEELRSLKHLF, encoded by the coding sequence ATGCCTTACCGCTATCTTTTGTTCTACAAACCGTATAACGTGCTGAGTCAGTTCACAAATGATTCGCCCGTCGAACGTTTGACGCTTAGAGATTACATTCCCGTACCAAACGTCTATCCAGTCGGGCGGCTCGATCATGACAGTGAGGGGCTAATGTTGCTCACTGACAATGGACAACTGCAACATCGACTCAGCGACCCGAAATTTCACCACACGAAAACTTATTGGGCACAAGTTGAAAACATTCCAACCGACGAAGCGATCGCACAATTGCGAAAAGGCGTAACAATTCAGAACTACCGGACTCGACCCGCGATCGTCGATCGACTCGATGAGCCAGATTTACCGCCCCGTGATCCGCCGATCCGATTCCGTCAAAACATCCCGACCGCTTGGCTACAGATCACGTTAACCGAAGGCAAGAACCGCCAAGTTCGACGAATGACGGCGGCTGTGGGATTTCCGACCTTAAGACTTATTAGAGTTGCGATCGCAAAACTTCAACTATCGGATTTATCTCCAGGAGAATGGCGAGATTTGACCGATGAAGAACTGCGATCGCTCAAACATCTCTTCTGA
- a CDS encoding ferredoxin, with protein MTIVRICQHKTCRKQGAAKVLKTFQSLAPDHISIEPSGCLGQCGNGSMVLVLPDEVWYCRVSPEEVSAIVDRHLIQGHPIKAMLYRKFHPL; from the coding sequence ATGACGATCGTGCGAATTTGCCAGCACAAAACTTGTCGCAAACAGGGTGCTGCAAAAGTTTTAAAGACGTTTCAATCTCTTGCGCCGGATCACATCTCGATCGAGCCGTCTGGCTGTCTTGGTCAGTGTGGAAATGGCTCAATGGTTTTAGTACTGCCCGATGAAGTTTGGTACTGTCGCGTTTCACCCGAAGAAGTGAGCGCGATCGTCGATCGACATCTCATTCAAGGGCACCCGATCAAAGCAATGCTGTATCGAAAATTTCATCCGTTGTAA
- a CDS encoding histidinol-phosphate transaminase produces the protein MLEFIRSDLAQFAAYNTQHTDNSHLDHPDRLDVNENPYDLPEELKQKLAWSWQTEIESNRYPDGGYLSLKDAIAEYVNETAHTEFTNHNISVGNGSDELIRSLLMSTCLNGEGSILVANPTFSMYGILAKTLGIPVISVDRSEANFEIDLTAAQSVIETNPIRVVFVVHPNSPTGNALTDAEIQWLRSLPQNILVVIDEAYFEFSQTTLAGELSDHPNWIILRTFSKAFRLAAHRVGYAIAHPELIEALEKMRLPFNLPSFSIAAARLALSERHSLLSVVAELLKERSHLQQQLNQLPNLQIWKSDANFIYARSPKDLAQLCDRLRQQGTIIRHTGGGLRITIGTPEENQRMFDRLSALL, from the coding sequence ATGCTTGAGTTCATTCGCTCTGATCTGGCACAATTCGCAGCCTACAACACGCAGCACACGGACAATTCGCATTTGGATCATCCCGATCGCTTAGATGTGAACGAAAATCCGTATGATCTACCCGAAGAACTGAAGCAAAAACTCGCTTGGAGTTGGCAGACAGAAATTGAATCAAACCGTTACCCAGACGGCGGATATTTGTCGCTAAAAGATGCGATCGCCGAATACGTCAACGAAACTGCACACACTGAATTCACGAATCACAATATCTCAGTTGGTAATGGCTCGGATGAATTAATCCGATCGCTGTTAATGTCTACTTGTTTGAACGGTGAAGGTTCGATTCTGGTCGCGAATCCGACTTTCTCAATGTATGGAATTCTGGCAAAGACATTAGGAATTCCGGTGATTAGCGTTGATCGTTCTGAAGCAAATTTTGAAATCGATTTAACAGCGGCACAAAGCGTAATTGAAACAAATCCGATTCGCGTTGTGTTTGTCGTTCATCCAAATTCACCGACCGGAAACGCACTCACTGATGCAGAAATCCAATGGTTGCGAAGCTTGCCCCAAAACATTCTCGTGGTCATTGACGAAGCATATTTCGAGTTTAGTCAAACCACATTAGCTGGAGAATTATCAGACCATCCAAACTGGATTATTCTGCGAACTTTTTCCAAAGCGTTTCGTTTAGCAGCGCACCGAGTTGGATATGCGATCGCTCATCCTGAACTGATCGAAGCACTCGAAAAAATGCGTCTCCCGTTTAATCTACCGAGTTTCTCGATCGCTGCTGCTCGTCTTGCTTTGTCTGAGCGGCATTCGCTTTTATCTGTTGTTGCTGAATTGTTGAAAGAGCGATCGCACTTACAACAACAATTAAATCAGTTGCCAAATTTGCAGATTTGGAAGAGTGATGCAAATTTTATCTATGCTCGATCGCCCAAAGATTTAGCCCAACTATGCGATCGACTGCGGCAACAAGGAACGATCATTCGGCATACCGGGGGCGGTCTGCGAATTACGATCGGTACACCCGAAGAAAATCAGCGAATGTTCGATCGATTGTCGGCGCTTTTATGA
- the recF gene encoding DNA replication/repair protein RecF, with translation MYLRSLHLRHFRNYRDQHIDFTAAKTILLGNNAQGKSNLLEAVELLSSLKSHRTSRDRDLILDGETLSQLTGHLKRETGEIELTMMLRESGRRTVAQNGVSLRRQLDFLGTLNMVQFSSLDLDLVRGGPDQRRHWIDALLVQLEPVYAYVLQQYNQVLRQRNALLRARLKEESEGRTVAAPDLALWDAQLAIAGSRVIRRRARVLDRLAPFAAHWHQAISGSTEKLEIRYAPNVTAEEDTPEALQTAFLEKIQTRAIAEQHQGTTLVGAHRDEVEFLINQTPARQYGSQGQQRTLVLALKLAELKLIEDVIGEPPLLLLDDVLAELDLNRQNQLLDAIQDRFQTLITTTHLGSFDAQWIDSAQILEVKSGELLTSA, from the coding sequence ATGTATTTGCGCTCTCTCCATCTTCGCCACTTTCGGAACTATCGCGATCAGCACATCGATTTTACGGCTGCAAAAACAATTCTCCTCGGCAACAATGCTCAAGGGAAATCGAACTTACTTGAAGCGGTTGAACTTCTTTCCTCGCTGAAGTCTCATCGAACTTCACGCGATCGCGATTTAATCCTCGATGGTGAAACGCTGTCTCAACTCACCGGGCACCTAAAGCGCGAAACCGGAGAAATTGAACTGACGATGATGCTCCGAGAAAGCGGACGGCGCACCGTTGCTCAAAATGGGGTTTCTCTACGGCGGCAACTCGATTTTCTCGGCACGTTGAACATGGTGCAATTTTCGAGCTTAGATCTCGATTTAGTCCGGGGTGGACCCGATCAGCGCAGACATTGGATCGATGCACTCTTAGTTCAATTAGAGCCAGTGTATGCGTACGTTTTGCAGCAGTACAATCAAGTACTAAGACAGCGAAATGCACTGCTCAGAGCCAGATTAAAAGAAGAAAGCGAAGGGCGAACGGTTGCGGCTCCAGATTTAGCATTGTGGGATGCTCAGTTAGCGATCGCAGGATCGAGAGTAATTCGACGACGGGCGCGAGTCCTCGATCGTTTAGCACCGTTCGCTGCACACTGGCATCAAGCGATTAGCGGCAGTACTGAGAAATTAGAAATTCGATATGCGCCGAATGTTACGGCTGAAGAGGACACACCGGAAGCATTGCAGACTGCGTTTTTGGAAAAGATTCAGACAAGAGCGATCGCAGAACAACATCAAGGAACGACGTTAGTGGGAGCGCATCGAGATGAGGTGGAATTTTTGATCAATCAAACGCCTGCACGACAATATGGATCACAAGGACAGCAGCGAACTTTAGTTCTGGCGTTGAAGTTAGCAGAGCTTAAATTGATCGAAGATGTGATCGGAGAGCCACCACTGTTGTTGTTAGATGATGTGTTGGCTGAGTTGGATCTCAATCGGCAAAATCAATTGTTAGATGCAATTCAGGATCGGTTTCAAACGCTGATTACTACGACACATTTAGGATCGTTTGATGCTCAATGGATTGATTCAGCACAGATTTTGGAAGTGAAATCGGGAGAGCTTTTAACTTCTGCTTAA
- a CDS encoding DUF1818 family protein: MSRILKSGNGWRLGWDASANEFKGLVGGENWAIELTEEEWNDFRRLSDQLHEILEQIAQELMEEERIACELESDRIWLEAEGFPHAYSLRLIVQTGRRAEGYWENAIELRQALSTIEGF; the protein is encoded by the coding sequence ATGAGCCGCATTCTAAAATCTGGTAACGGTTGGCGTTTGGGATGGGATGCAAGCGCCAACGAGTTCAAAGGCTTAGTCGGGGGCGAGAATTGGGCGATCGAACTTACTGAGGAAGAATGGAACGATTTTCGTCGCTTGAGTGATCAACTGCACGAAATTTTGGAGCAAATTGCCCAAGAATTGATGGAAGAAGAGCGAATTGCTTGTGAATTAGAAAGCGATCGTATTTGGCTCGAAGCTGAAGGATTTCCCCACGCTTACAGTCTGCGATTGATTGTTCAAACCGGGCGCAGAGCCGAAGGATATTGGGAAAATGCGATCGAATTGAGACAGGCGTTGAGTACGATCGAAGGTTTTTAG
- a CDS encoding DNA-directed RNA polymerase subunit omega: MHKRNSFDTVQLMRRADELISAASNRYRITVQVANRAKRRRFEDFDSGDDPMMKPVMRAIIEMSDELTQPEIIGE; this comes from the coding sequence CTGCACAAACGAAATTCGTTTGATACTGTTCAACTGATGCGCCGCGCTGATGAACTGATCAGTGCTGCGTCGAATCGTTATCGCATCACCGTTCAAGTGGCAAATCGGGCAAAACGCCGTCGGTTTGAAGATTTCGACAGCGGCGATGATCCGATGATGAAACCTGTAATGCGGGCGATTATCGAAATGTCAGATGAACTGACACAACCCGAAATCATCGGAGAATAG
- a CDS encoding GDSL-type esterase/lipase family protein, with translation MQIFAPSSIDLTAPSTPSLRILALGDSLVYGFGDPVGGGWVERLRRQWMSPGGTNHALYNLGVRGDGVRQVARRLEDEFRHRGELRNRVPDLIILSVGVNDSPRLGRPDGKNLLPFEGFEIEIADLLDRALRLCPVLFVGMIPVDEAKMPFLDCMYYNHVDQIRYNAAIRSACEARQIPHLDLLEIWRSRGLDWCQQQFTEDGLHPNVSGYQALLEDISCWDAFRQWIEP, from the coding sequence ATGCAAATTTTCGCGCCTTCTTCGATCGATTTAACGGCTCCTTCGACTCCTTCCTTACGCATTTTGGCGTTGGGGGATAGTCTTGTTTATGGATTTGGTGATCCTGTGGGAGGCGGATGGGTCGAGCGACTCAGGCGGCAGTGGATGAGTCCAGGTGGAACAAATCACGCGCTGTATAACCTCGGTGTGCGGGGAGATGGTGTCCGGCAGGTGGCACGACGACTCGAAGATGAATTCCGCCATCGCGGAGAGCTGCGAAATCGGGTGCCGGATTTGATTATTCTCTCGGTTGGTGTGAATGATTCGCCTCGACTGGGTAGACCGGATGGGAAGAATTTGCTGCCGTTTGAAGGATTTGAAATTGAAATCGCGGATTTGCTCGATCGAGCTTTGCGCCTGTGTCCGGTCTTATTCGTCGGCATGATTCCAGTCGATGAAGCGAAAATGCCGTTTCTTGACTGTATGTACTACAATCACGTGGATCAAATTCGGTACAACGCGGCGATCCGATCGGCGTGTGAAGCGCGTCAAATTCCGCATCTGGATCTACTGGAAATTTGGCGATCGAGGGGTTTGGACTGGTGCCAGCAGCAATTCACCGAAGACGGATTGCATCCTAATGTGAGCGGATATCAGGCATTATTAGAAGACATCTCTTGTTGGGATGCGTTTCGTCAGTGGATTGAACCATGA
- the rdgB gene encoding RdgB/HAM1 family non-canonical purine NTP pyrophosphatase produces the protein MTVLVVATGNPGKVKEIEPYLEGLGWELQLKPPELEMEETGTTFRENAAQKATQVAIATGHWAIADDSGLEVAALDGRPGIYSARYAESDQARIAKLLGELGDSSDRRAQFVCAIALSKPDGSIALLTQGICPGEILTAPRGGGGFGYDPIFYVPEKGLTFSEMPLEMKQEISHRGRAFQALLPQLKSIRGLQV, from the coding sequence ATGACTGTTTTAGTTGTCGCAACCGGAAACCCAGGCAAAGTGAAAGAAATCGAGCCTTATCTGGAAGGGTTGGGCTGGGAATTGCAGTTGAAGCCACCGGAACTAGAAATGGAAGAAACCGGAACCACGTTTCGGGAAAATGCCGCACAGAAAGCGACTCAGGTGGCGATCGCAACGGGACATTGGGCGATCGCAGATGATTCCGGGCTAGAAGTGGCGGCACTCGATGGCAGACCGGGAATTTATTCGGCGCGATATGCAGAGTCGGATCAGGCGAGAATTGCCAAATTGTTAGGGGAACTCGGGGACAGTTCGGATCGACGGGCGCAGTTTGTTTGTGCGATCGCGCTTTCAAAACCGGACGGCTCGATCGCGCTTCTCACTCAGGGGATTTGTCCGGGTGAGATTTTGACGGCTCCGAGGGGTGGAGGTGGATTTGGTTATGATCCCATCTTCTATGTGCCTGAGAAGGGTCTGACGTTTTCGGAAATGCCTTTAGAGATGAAACAAGAAATTAGCCATCGTGGACGGGCATTTCAGGCGTTACTGCCGCAATTGAAATCGATTAGGGGCTTACAGGTGTAG
- a CDS encoding D-2-hydroxyacid dehydrogenase: protein MKLLLPKEFAPILEPKLSSDPSIQIAWVDSHGNIEGDSSDAEVYFNWFYLKPDTLRKVLAASPKLKWHQAPSAGVNHILIPEYLEREIILTNGAGTFSIPIAEFVLTYILYHAKSLPKLFTLQANYTWQKSIELPIQELSGATLLIIGAGSIGREIAKRASAFGMRVWGSRRKPELLPNFEQIVGADEWRSLLPEADYVVLATPLTPETKHLMDESALRAMHSNAYLINIARGAVVDESALITALKEGWIAGAGLDTFETEPLPSNSPLWSLPNVFITPHCSGYSPRIPDRMIALFLDNLDRYRTGRPLRNVVDKLAEY, encoded by the coding sequence ATGAAACTTCTCCTACCCAAAGAATTTGCTCCGATTCTTGAACCTAAGCTCTCGTCTGATCCCAGTATTCAGATCGCTTGGGTCGATTCACATGGAAACATTGAGGGAGATTCGAGCGATGCAGAAGTGTACTTTAACTGGTTCTATCTCAAACCAGATACTCTACGAAAAGTTCTAGCTGCATCGCCGAAACTGAAGTGGCATCAAGCCCCCAGTGCAGGTGTAAATCACATTCTGATTCCTGAGTATCTAGAGCGAGAGATTATTCTGACCAATGGAGCTGGAACGTTTTCGATCCCGATCGCTGAATTCGTTCTCACTTATATTCTCTATCATGCGAAAAGCTTACCTAAACTATTCACTCTTCAAGCGAATTACACTTGGCAAAAAAGTATTGAACTTCCAATTCAGGAACTCTCAGGCGCAACCCTCTTAATTATTGGTGCGGGAAGTATTGGTAGAGAAATTGCAAAACGGGCATCGGCTTTTGGTATGCGAGTTTGGGGGAGTCGTCGCAAGCCTGAACTTCTACCCAATTTCGAGCAGATTGTCGGAGCCGATGAATGGCGATCGCTGCTTCCTGAAGCCGATTATGTTGTGTTAGCAACACCCTTAACGCCTGAAACAAAGCATTTAATGGATGAGAGTGCTTTACGAGCAATGCACTCTAATGCCTATCTGATCAATATTGCACGAGGAGCAGTTGTAGATGAATCAGCCTTAATTACTGCGCTAAAAGAAGGTTGGATTGCAGGAGCAGGACTCGATACATTTGAAACTGAGCCGCTACCTTCAAACAGTCCGCTTTGGTCTTTGCCGAATGTGTTCATCACGCCGCACTGTTCCGGGTACTCTCCTCGAATTCCCGATCGCATGATTGCTCTGTTTTTGGATAATCTCGATCGCTATCGAACTGGGCGACCTTTGCGGAACGTCGTCGATAAATTAGCAGAATATTAG
- a CDS encoding FAD/NAD(P)-binding protein, translating to MLFSGLTIAIVGAGFSGSLVAAHLLKNANRPLLRS from the coding sequence ATGTTGTTTTCTGGTTTGACGATCGCAATTGTTGGCGCTGGCTTTAGTGGGTCACTTGTCGCGGCTCACCTGCTGAAAAATGCGAATCGACCTTTACTGAGGTCTTAA
- a CDS encoding phosphate/phosphite/phosphonate ABC transporter substrate-binding protein has translation MKSSVLMKAVSYLAPNWLDYYQTIAQAIGRSLRCEVEFRACDRDPLEDLQAVDLAFICGLPFIRYCRIAPERLIAIAAPVMQAERYQSRPIYFSDMVVRADRSFQTFSDLAGTVVCYNDPGSNSGYYLLRHRLIKEHCSSHFFKNAIQSGSHQRSIRWVIEGKADCAAIDSTVLEQELRIHPELAHQIQIVESSPPCPMPPIVIAQQFGQIDQVRSVLLHPDAELQAAMARMKVDRYEIVNTRDYDAIAQLYDEVIHSPFSQL, from the coding sequence ATGAAATCGAGCGTTTTGATGAAAGCGGTTTCCTACTTGGCTCCAAATTGGCTGGATTATTATCAAACGATCGCCCAAGCAATCGGTCGATCGCTGCGCTGTGAGGTTGAATTTCGAGCCTGTGATCGCGATCCCTTAGAGGATTTACAAGCGGTCGATCTCGCATTTATTTGTGGTCTACCCTTTATTCGATATTGTCGAATTGCGCCTGAGCGCTTGATCGCGATCGCGGCTCCAGTGATGCAAGCCGAGCGCTATCAGAGCCGCCCGATCTACTTTTCAGATATGGTCGTTCGCGCCGATCGTTCATTTCAAACCTTCTCTGACTTAGCAGGTACAGTGGTTTGCTATAACGATCCTGGCTCAAATAGCGGCTACTATCTACTCCGGCATCGATTGATCAAAGAACACTGCTCGTCTCATTTTTTCAAGAATGCCATACAGTCTGGTTCACATCAGCGATCGATTCGTTGGGTGATTGAAGGAAAAGCTGACTGTGCCGCAATTGATAGCACAGTGTTAGAACAAGAACTTCGCATTCATCCTGAGCTAGCTCATCAGATCCAAATTGTTGAATCAAGTCCACCTTGTCCAATGCCGCCTATCGTGATTGCTCAACAGTTCGGTCAAATTGATCAAGTTCGATCAGTTTTACTACATCCTGATGCTGAACTACAAGCAGCAATGGCTCGAATGAAGGTCGATCGCTACGAAATTGTGAACACTCGTGACTATGACGCGATCGCTCAACTCTATGATGAAGTCATCCATTCTCCTTTTAGCCAGCTTTAA
- a CDS encoding tetratricopeptide repeat protein — MFYNTTDVQGLDVTVNSQETIPLVDQFIDQALYYGNQAESAIVQALSVDPGCAIAHAYAAAYYLSQETAIARQTAITHLKAAQQSAPRTTEREQWYIQAISAWMRGAISEAISLHEAIALKYPQDLISVQQAQYHYFYRGESEQLLKIAQIVLPENAGNPHLHYLYGMIAFGLEQCGELEQAMKVGLQAIGLNRFDPWAQHAIAHILEEQGRPSAGIAWMESHSDTWEHCNSMLYTHNWWHVALYYLALEDADKVLALYDQRVWGRADRFSSKDQVGAIATLLRLELQGVNVGRRWNELAPYLSARLHEHALPFQDLHYIYALARAGYTDWVDELLRSWTVTIHAKQVSRDAQSVWRQIVLPVAKGLIAHARREWSVAALELQPCLEKLHAVGGSRTQRKLFNQIYQHACVQNESDWSAFKAG; from the coding sequence ATGTTCTACAACACAACTGACGTTCAAGGGCTAGATGTCACAGTGAACTCGCAGGAAACGATTCCTCTCGTTGATCAATTCATTGATCAAGCTTTATATTATGGAAATCAGGCTGAATCAGCGATAGTGCAAGCACTATCGGTCGATCCGGGCTGTGCGATCGCTCACGCTTATGCAGCCGCTTACTATCTGTCTCAAGAAACCGCGATCGCCCGTCAGACTGCCATCACTCATCTCAAAGCTGCTCAGCAATCTGCACCCCGTACAACTGAGCGAGAACAATGGTACATTCAAGCCATTTCAGCTTGGATGAGAGGCGCGATTTCTGAAGCAATCAGTCTGCATGAAGCGATCGCCCTAAAGTATCCTCAAGATTTGATCTCAGTCCAGCAAGCCCAATACCACTACTTTTACCGAGGCGAATCTGAGCAGTTACTTAAAATTGCTCAAATCGTTTTACCTGAAAATGCTGGCAATCCTCATCTTCACTATTTGTACGGCATGATTGCGTTTGGACTGGAGCAATGTGGTGAGTTAGAGCAGGCAATGAAAGTTGGATTGCAGGCGATCGGGTTAAATCGATTTGACCCGTGGGCACAACATGCGATCGCACACATTTTAGAAGAGCAAGGTCGTCCATCGGCAGGCATTGCTTGGATGGAAAGTCACTCGGACACTTGGGAGCACTGTAATTCGATGCTCTACACGCATAATTGGTGGCACGTTGCGCTTTACTATCTTGCATTAGAAGATGCAGACAAGGTATTGGCGCTCTATGATCAGCGAGTTTGGGGACGGGCAGATCGTTTCTCGTCGAAAGATCAAGTCGGTGCGATCGCAACGCTACTGAGATTAGAGTTACAAGGAGTTAATGTAGGTCGGCGGTGGAATGAGCTTGCGCCCTATCTGTCTGCTCGATTACATGAACATGCGCTGCCCTTTCAGGATTTGCATTACATTTATGCGCTGGCTCGTGCAGGATACACAGATTGGGTCGATGAATTGCTGCGAAGCTGGACAGTCACAATTCATGCAAAACAGGTTTCACGAGATGCCCAATCGGTCTGGCGGCAAATCGTTCTGCCTGTTGCAAAAGGTTTGATTGCACATGCGAGAAGAGAATGGTCAGTTGCCGCTTTAGAACTTCAGCCTTGCTTAGAAAAGCTACATGCAGTTGGGGGAAGTCGAACACAGCGAAAACTATTTAATCAAATCTATCAGCATGCGTGTGTTCAAAATGAGTCGGATTGGAGCGCCTTTAAAGCTGGCTAA
- a CDS encoding DnaJ C-terminal domain-containing protein, which yields MAATNFKDYYQVLGVSKSASADDIKKAFRKLARQYHPDVNPGDKAAEAKFKEVNEAHEVLSDPDKRKKYDQYGQYWKQADQAGGNYSRSTSTSRSPFNTGGFDDVEFGRYDNFEEFINDLLGRSPYGGRDPFRNASYRTPGGFTTDDRATTGENLDIEASIKLTFAEAFNGTEKRLSVNNEEINVRIPAGAKVGSKVRVRGKGRNSRFYTSQRGDLYLTVELLPHSFFQFDADGNLTCEVPIAPDEAVLGAQIDVPTPDGTVKVNVPAGVRSGQTLRLRGKGWKNQKGERGDQMVKITIAPPKELSAIEREAYEKIRDNRSYDPRSAIKLATL from the coding sequence GTGGCTGCAACAAACTTCAAAGATTACTACCAAGTTCTAGGGGTGAGCAAATCCGCAAGCGCTGACGATATTAAGAAAGCGTTTCGCAAACTCGCCCGTCAATATCACCCCGACGTGAATCCCGGAGACAAAGCCGCAGAAGCCAAATTCAAAGAAGTCAACGAGGCGCACGAAGTCTTATCTGACCCAGACAAGCGCAAAAAATACGACCAATACGGACAATACTGGAAACAAGCTGATCAAGCAGGCGGCAACTATTCTCGATCGACTTCCACGTCTCGATCGCCGTTCAACACAGGCGGCTTCGATGATGTCGAATTCGGACGCTACGACAACTTCGAGGAATTCATCAACGATTTGCTTGGTCGATCGCCCTACGGCGGACGTGATCCCTTCCGCAATGCCAGCTATCGAACTCCGGGTGGTTTCACAACCGACGATCGCGCCACAACTGGAGAAAATCTCGACATCGAAGCCTCGATCAAACTCACCTTCGCAGAAGCATTCAACGGCACCGAAAAACGTCTGAGCGTCAATAACGAAGAAATCAATGTTCGGATTCCCGCTGGAGCCAAAGTCGGTAGTAAAGTCAGAGTCCGCGGCAAAGGGCGTAACAGTCGGTTTTACACAAGCCAGCGAGGAGACTTGTATCTTACGGTCGAACTCTTGCCGCATTCATTCTTTCAATTCGATGCGGATGGCAATCTGACTTGCGAAGTACCGATCGCACCCGATGAAGCCGTTTTAGGAGCACAAATCGACGTGCCGACTCCAGATGGAACCGTGAAAGTGAATGTTCCAGCAGGCGTACGATCGGGACAGACATTACGGTTACGCGGCAAAGGCTGGAAAAACCAGAAAGGCGAACGCGGCGATCAGATGGTGAAAATTACGATCGCACCTCCGAAAGAGTTAAGCGCGATCGAGCGTGAGGCGTATGAGAAAATCCGCGACAATCGCAGCTACGATCCCCGCAGTGCAATCAAGTTAGCCACACTTTGA